ATCGACGAGAGCGTCGTCGGCCAGGAGGAGCTGGACGGCCTGTTCGGCTCGGTTCAACCCGGCAAAGCCGTAGAGCTGGGACCTATTCTCGGCCTGATCGCCAACGCTTGGCAGGAGAAAAAGGAATCACTGCCGGTCGAGGACTACCGGGAGGTGGAGATTGTCGTGATCGGCTTTTATGCCGAAAATCGAATCCCTTTTGCCGCAGGCCGTCGCTTCAACTTCGCCGAGATCCATCAAGACCGCTGCACGCTGAACGCCAAAAGCGTTTACACCCACCACTGGGTCACCCCGCGCGAACGTAAGGAGGTCTGTTGCTGGCTGGAACGCTACTACAGCCTCAAGGCCAGCGGCAGCGGAGACGAGTGAGGAGGTAAATGATCGCAGTGCTGATTGAGCTTGAAACCCCGCGCAGGTGAAATGATTTTCATATAGTGATTTTGCTCAACACAGGCATCTATACCGTTCCCGAAGCGTCGCGCCTCAGCGAGGTTGCGCCGTCGCGGATTCGGCGCTGGATGTCAGGCTATCGCTGTAAAGGAAAGACTTACGAGCGCTATTGGGTGGGGCAGCTGCCAAAAATGGAAGGAAAGCAGGCCGTCGGTTTCCTCGACCTTATTGAGCTGCGCTTCATGCACTTCTTCCTGGCCCAAGGCGTTTCACTGCAACGTATCAAGCAGGTGCATCAAGCATTGCAGCATCGCCATGGCATCTCACATCCGTTCTCGACGGGGCAATATGGCACCGATCGCGTCAACATTCTGGAGCAGGCTGCGGATGAACTCGGAGAGCGGCTGTGGGTAAATGTTACTTCAGGCCAGGCAGAGCTTAAGTTTGTGGAGCAGTTCATCCATCAGCTCGATTTCGGCAGCGATTCTCTTGCTGCTCGCTGGTGGCCGCGAGGGCGCGATAATCTCGTGGTGCTCGACCCGCAGCGCAATTTTGGAAAACCGATGCTCGCAAGCTGCGGGGTGCCGACCCGGGCTATCATCACCGCACTCAGGGCAAACGATACGGTGGAGGCGGTAGCCGAGTGGTATGAAGTATCCATAGCGGAGGTTCAGGCTGCACTAGAGTTCGAGCGCTCGTTGGCGGCATGAAGTTCTTTCTGGACAACAACCTTCCTCCGCGCCTGGCCAAAGCCTTGAACGAATTGTTGTTGCCCAACGACTCCGCCCAGCACCTCAAAGATACTTTTTCCGCTTCTGCGACGGATATCGAGTGGCTTACTCAACTGGATCGGACCTACTGCTGGGTGATCATCACCGGAGACCTGCACATTCAGAGGAGGCCGCACGAGCGGCTCGCTTTGCAAGAGGCCGGGCATTCTGTCATCTTTCTCGGTAAATCGTGGGCGCGATTGGACTTTTGGGCCACGGCTTCCCGGCTCATTCATTACATGCCTGAGGTCCTGCAACTGGTTAGAAACCAGAGCGGACAGATTTTGGCAGAGTTGCCTGCCCAAGGGCGCCTGCGCGTTTTGGGGAGCCGGGCTTGAGGAGCGCCCCCCTTGCCTTCCGGCTTGCCATGGGGGCCGGGCTGTGCGTGCATGACCGCTTGATCATGACGTCGACGAATCGCTATTACCCGCAACTCTCCGCGCAACTGGCCGAGGGCATCGAACAGCTCAAGGGCCGCAAGCTGGCCGTGTTGGGGCATGTGCGCCCGGATGGCGACTGCATCGGCAGCACGGTGGGCCTCGTTCGTGCGCTGCGGGCGCAGGGCTTCGACGCCATCGGCATCAACCACCATACGGTGCCGGCCAACCTCAAGCTCTTCGTGGCCGACACCCCGCTCTTTCAGGATCATGAGGTGGCCGACCTCTCCGAGCGTGTGGCCATCGCGGTCGACTGCGCGGGCAAGAAGCGCCTCGGTGAGCCCGTGGCGGCAGCCTTCCCGCAAATCGCGATCAACATCGACCACCACATTTCCAACGAAAACTACGGCGAGCGCAAC
The window above is part of the Verrucomicrobiota bacterium JB022 genome. Proteins encoded here:
- a CDS encoding DUF433 domain-containing protein, with amino-acid sequence MILLNTGIYTVPEASRLSEVAPSRIRRWMSGYRCKGKTYERYWVGQLPKMEGKQAVGFLDLIELRFMHFFLAQGVSLQRIKQVHQALQHRHGISHPFSTGQYGTDRVNILEQAADELGERLWVNVTSGQAELKFVEQFIHQLDFGSDSLAARWWPRGRDNLVVLDPQRNFGKPMLASCGVPTRAIITALRANDTVEAVAEWYEVSIAEVQAALEFERSLAA